The Juglans regia cultivar Chandler chromosome 16, Walnut 2.0, whole genome shotgun sequence nucleotide sequence TTGTGCGTGTTCTAATGATTCATATTAATGATGATCAGTTCTTCCCGTTTGGGGAAAAATCTCTATACTACTGATTTATGATTACATGGCTATATATCCCTGATCTAACGTACCAATATTGATCAGCTAGTGTTATAAAGGccattttaaactatttttatgGGGATTGCTTATATAACCCATGCTTCTACCATGCAGTTCTCTTACTTGGAGGAAGAGTGGCAGCATCTGCAGCTATAATTTCCGCAGCTGATGAGAAAAAGGCATGGCTTATTTTAGCTTGGGTCAGCACGATAGCTGGGAACCTCTCATTATTAGGATCAGCTGCCAACTTAATAGTGTGTGAACAGGCTCGCCAAGCTGATACACACCTTGGGTACACTTTATCCTTTTGGAGCCATCTCAAATTTGGAGTACCCTCGACTCTTATAGTCACCGCTGTTGGTTTGGCACTTATAAGATGACTTTGACGCTCACAAGAATTAGGATAttttgtgtgtttaaataagTGTAAATGTAGATTGTCTCAGACTTGAGCAACCAATAATGTGAATTGTGCGCAAATATTGTTCAATATATTCGTTCCAAATCTTAGCATACAATAGATGTAATTTATGAGTGATCATGCAAGTAAAACACATTATTTCATGCAAAATTAAATGGAGAAAAAGCGACAATGCTCTGAGAGGGGTGGACACTGGACAAGGCAAGGTATTGAATAATACGCTTGGTTTAACAATTAATATTGTTGAGTCACGTCAACCATTCATGTGTTAAATGaacataaatgtaaaataattttgaaggTCATGGAATTTTAAAGGTCGAAAAATGTCTCCTTTCATCTTTAACATTTTGTCTTCTTTCATTTGTATATTTTGCGTTAAAAATAGTAAGCGAAGAAAGTCATgttcaaataatttcacaatcaGGTTACAAATCCAATGCAAATTCTCctgtttagagagagagactctccctcctctcttctcCCTATCCATTACAATACTGTGTATACACTTTCATGgtagtgttttttttcttccctctccatTGGTTCGGTTTTAGTCAGATATATTGCACTTCGGTCGCCATCAGTTGACACGTGCCCCACCATGCCATTCTACAGCCTCTAATCTACTGGGACGGAGTGGAATCGCGCCAAAAAGCTCTGTGCATGGCCCTCACGCGTAGCTTGTTTCTGTGCGTGGTCTTCAAGCGCCGTCGCACCATGACGTCTCCACTGGTTATACGCGACGTATTAGCAGATTCCCAACATCGAGATCTCCCAGATCTACCCTGCCTCGCCTCCCTACCACTGGCACGTGGTTGCCACGCGCCACCACAGATGTGCGGAAAGATAGATGACTGGCCGCATATCAGTTCATATGATGttgtgttttttattatgttatcgCCTTCCCTAATCGATGATCTTGGAAAATGGACTACAGATCTCTCCAAAAAAATCTCAAGACAACAAATTGCAATGCACCTGCAATTTTCATCGCTTCCAGCGTAGGTTCCACCACCATCGGCAATGGTTCCATAGTTTGCATGACTTTGCAAACTGCTAACTACCGTCTTTTAAGACAACGCTCACTTTATAGAGCATGGGtgagaaataagaaattagtcccaaaacctattttatttttctatttttcaccatttttgcactTTGGTTATTATATTAAGGCGTTTGTTGGAGAACCCCACCCCCCCTCATGTATTATCCTTTCCGTTTCTAATAGAAATTTGTTtgcttacaaaaataaaaacattataaacaACATTacaaattgaattgaattaaaaattaacgATTTTCCCCTCATATCGCGTGGGTGTGCGACTAAGAGTCTCATATACTGGAAGTGCAGTCCTTAGTGATTGTTTTAGATTCTGGGTGTTAATGCTTTTTTATCTTCTATctgatatatatgcatgttgttGTCTGCAGATTGCTGCCATGTTTAAGATTGGGAATAGAAAGGAACTCCCAGTGATTCCAAATCACCTCTCAGATGATGGGAAGGATTTTGTAAGGCAATGTTTGCAACGCAATCCAATCCATCGTCCTATAGCTGCTCAGCTTTTGGATCACCcttttgtgaaatatgttgCACCATTGGAAAGACCTATTCTTGCCCCTGAGCCTTCAGATCCACCTGCTATGGTTACAAATGGAATGAAGGCTTTGGTATGAAATTCTATATGGTATAATGTAAGTCACTCTGTTTATGTCATGGTGGAATATGCGTGAATTTGGCTAATCACTCAGTGTAAGGTAGTAAGATATATCATATGGATTTTGTAacttccatttttcttatttaatgcACTATAACTTGGGGATTCAAGTCCTTTATATATGTTAGGACCGGGGGCTGGAATAGAAAAGTAATATATGGATTGTATTATAATATGGGTTCATGTggaacccctaggggttggctcaagtggtaagagccTTGTTTTTGGTGGTATACTCCTTCTAGGTCTAATGTTCAAATCTTCTAAGATGCAAACAAATCCTAGGGGTGGAGAAATTTCCCATTGAATTACCTGAGATGCAGTTGTTGGAAACTCTTTGTTAAGGATTTGTGCACCTTCAGGATTAGTCGAGACTTTGTTCTTGAACACCAAGtgctagtaaaaaaaaaaatcttctatatgaaaaaatttgtcAATTTTAACATTGGGAATAGAAAGTTATaggatttctttttcttgattttggagACTTTATATCTAAATTTCTCATCAAATTGTGATGAAATTTAGAGACCCCATTAGGAGTCCTAGGGTGGTAATCGGTCAAGAGGGTCACGGACAAAAATTTCAGTCCACTAGATCAGACCGGACAGATTATCCTTATAGACGGACCAGACCGTAAGCTATCGGTCCAAAGCTAGGGTGGCAAGACTATTGGGTCAAGTAATGAAAGGAGAAAAATATGTGCAGGAGCAAAGTTAATGGCGggataaaaaatgtgaaaagaaaagatgatggGCATTGTCAGGTCATTGAGCAGAGAAAGCAAAACGCAAAAACACTgctgaaaaaaattatgtggtgcatttcgATGGTTCAaaattggtaaaaaaaataaggtatTAATTTGACCAGCATGGGATCAAAAGAATCATAATTATTGTCCATATATACTCCAACTAGGATAGATCACATAAAAAGGATCGAGCTAAGCTGACCAAGAATCATAATTGTTGTCCATCTATATTCCAAGTAGCTAGCACTTCAATTATTTGCAACAAGattgattatttgtgacgaaaatagATTTCTTTTAATaggaaatagtcatttcgttaaaaataactgataaaaaataaataattttcttataatataggATAAATCACGTAAAATGGGTCGAGCTCAGCTGACCAAGAATGTCTTAATTACACGCACACAAGTAATAAAGCTTCATTAAAATGTGCAAAACACCCATCTAGTTACACATGTTGTATGTACATTGATGGCGTATCTAATGAGGTTAAGCTTTCGCAAGTGTACAGCCTTGCCATATTAAGAACTCTCTTTCCTTGtgtctctttgtttttctgtgACTTCTTATATGTGCCTAATATTTTCAACCTTTGCTATGGGTTAGAGCATTCTTAatggattagtcaaaattaaatgatACTTTTAgttaatatgagatgaatttggCTTTGGCTATTCCAATCTTCACattggaatagttattttttcattatataacaataaaataatatgagatgaatttgactttagttattccattcacatcaaatttctatattagattattcattttttcattatatagtaataaaataatattactttaaaaatatttaatttttttaattattaatttatttaattttatcattctacctattatatgtgaattagtaatcatattctaattaaattaatgttgttTCATATGAAGGAGAtaagaaagaggaaagagaaacaattgataaaatatatattttgtctatTTACAgtaatcttcaaatttggaaaatattttgaaagtcAATGTAGCTAAAgtctaattattatttgaaatttagctaATCTATTGTGATCATATTTTGTTCTCTAATAGCTAAATAGTcaatggatttaacttttagctaatccatggATTTAGTTTTTCTGTGACTTCTTATATGTGTCTAATATTTTTAACCTTTGCTCTGGGTCACTGATCTGTTTCCAGGGCATTAGGCAAGCAAGAAATCTTTCCACCTTAGATTTTGATAGACTTGCATTTCACTCATCTATAGTAGTAGTAATAAGTGTTCCAtattcagcaaaaaaaaaaaaaaaaaagagtgttCCATCTAATGATCTTATTGTCTTCATTTCAAGTGAGATTCATATTCAAAGGAACCTATCATGTCGGAAGCCCTCTTTTGCACTCGAGATCACCACAATGCTTGAGTGAAAGAATGTCTTCATCTCCTATATACAGCCCGCGGACCAGTTCAGGCAGGTCCACACCTCTCACAGGCATCAGTAGTGCCATTTCATCTAATCAGCTGAAAATTCTGTACAGAAGAGACTGGTTCAAAATTTGTTAATTAAACCAGCAGTGACTTGTCGAGCCTGTACGTTTCAGTTTCCAGAAATGGTTTGTGCCGGCTCAGTTGTAACTGTCATGCTTATGTACATTTTACCATTTCATTCATTTGAAGAGGTAAATTAGCAACTACTATAGCACAACTGATATTAAAGACAAATAATTGTCACTTTAATTAATACAAATGGTCAGACAGTATAACATCTCAAaagtactgaaaaaaaaaaaaaaagttataatatttagTACTATATATGATAAATCATAAAGCTGTGTTATAatagttgtatatttttttgttttgaagaattCTGCTTCTACCATTTCTGACTGTTGTTATGTATTAGGCTTTTTCTCTTGCAATATGATCTTCTTGAATCTTCATTATTGCATTACACCTATGCTTGCAGCAATTTAGAtcctctatttatttttcccaGTTGGATGGTCCAATGTAAAAAGAGATGGACTAAGTATTAAATGTTCATGTCAGTTTACTTCACTTGAAAATCTTATACAATCAATATTAAATGTTGTAATTAAAATTCATATGATGTGTTTATCTCTTTTAAGAATTTGATCATCCAATCCAGTTCACTGAttttacacaaaaaaagaaaaccggTCAAGTATAGTTTTCACCCTAGAAATTAGTGGGTGGTTTACATATTATGCCTCATACACTGAACATTCCAATTAcgacaaatataaatttatataacatGTGTTGgtgaaatacataataatataataaaaattatagtgaaattaaaattaaaacgaaaCCAGTTTGGACTGAGACATGGAAATATCGCTCTTTTTAAAGAGATTCAAGTCCTCTGTTGTGTACAAAGTTTCAAATTAACCGGTGCAGCAGAAATTTTCTTGACTTGACCCCTCTAGAATACAATAGCCCAACTGATCTTCGTATGACTCAAGCCTATTCTGCACAAGTGGTTAAGCCTAtaggtgataaacggtccggtcggaccgaatggaccgaccgtttcggtctgGACCAGACTGAGACTGAGTCTGGTCGGTCTCGATCCACGGTCCAGGGtatttccggaccggaccgaataaaaaataaaaataaaaaaatattttatatataaataattgtacaattaacaatataaaattttaaatatgttattaatacttgttaatattctataaattaacaatattttatatatatcttcatctaacttatcactattaacaatataaaattttaaatatgttattaacatttgttaatattctatgaattaactaatatataatatcaattagttaattatatagtaattatataaattaataatataattttcatctaatttattatcattgaccatataaaatattttttttattgagtttgttacataatctacattaataagtcacttaatttaatttagtattttaaataaatttttttattaattatttaaaaaaaattagggcaGACCGGACCCTGTCCGGTCCCTATGGGTGTTCAGTCCGATCCGGTccagaaaaataatggaccgaaaatatttAGTCCATCACCGAACCGAACCATTTGCACCCCTAATTATGTCCAAAGCTCCACTCAAAAGaacaactattttttatatggaaatattctcaaaattatcTATTACAACTCCCATTTTAGTCTCTCTAGAGGTTTTTCTCTATAAAACAACATCTCACTCCAATGAAAAAACAATAATAGCCGAATCCCCCCTCACTCAAATAAGCTCAACCatttaaataaagaatagtcGTTTTCCTCCATCCGGCAAGTGGGCAATCATTGAGggaatttatgtttgatttatgttatttattactaaaagatttaaataaattaataattcaatCATTACAACAACTTCTCAATCATTGGTGAGACTAGTACAATTTTCAATTTATCAGAAtcacatctaaaatcatcttaacatccaaaaaatctaaactcaaactccacaaaactcactttatcatttcaacttattactattcataaagaactcaactcattttaattgaaCTCAACATGTAAACACAATATATCTTTTGAGTATGAGGAAGTCCTCCAAATCTCTCCCATTTTATCGTGAGATGATCGTTTTGGATCGTCGTGATTATGTCAAGGGAGGGAGTCACCTCTAAAATCATATTTGCTATACCAACTCGTCTTGCATTGTTAATATCAGGATTCAGGCAGCATATTTATTCAACCTTAACATATAAATGCatatattgtattaaaaatataaagaaaagagGGGTAATTTATTGACTGCATAAATTCAATGGTGAGTACATCTGTGAATGAAATTGAGGCTGAGATTCCGGAGTTTCATCACAAGTAATTAATCTATCCATCCTGTTTAAGGATCACATGATATCAAGGGATAAGTTTATTGTAATGGACTGGGAATTTGAGcgtaatattcatattttttttgtgtgtacAATTGCATCTCATATATAAATCATTGAGCAGCTCAAAAATAATATCCCAGGCAGGTCAGTAATGGGAATGCTACCCTCAGTAATATCCCATTTGTGTTATCACTAAATAAAACACCTACAATATATTTCATCAAAGCTAAGCttgcaaattacaaaataatatatttacttgAAACATGACCATTGATCAGAAAGGAATGGGTACTGaagttcatatttattttcatcgaCCAATCAGCTAGTAATTAGGCATAGCTCATAAACCAAGTAATTAATCATATTCCCCGGTCCATTCCAGCACTTATCATCCACAGATGCTCAAAGGTtgcattcatttttttccccACTCGCTCAGTTTAAACACTCAATCAAACATTTTCTCAACGATATACAGTAGTGTAGACGCTGTATATACCATGACTTTCAAGGACAACGACATATATTGCTATTTTCATCCCTCTACAGTTGCCGGTGTTTCGCAGAAATCAGATGTTATGAGAATGGCAGCTCTCTACttgaattattataaataaataaaaaagtagaaaCAGGTAGCAAAAAGAGAATATGCACACACACGTACGCACATATATATGATAAGACTCTCTTCGATTCAGGACATGATAGATATAGTTTTAATAATGTCATTTTGACTATATATCTTCAAATGGGAAGTATGAAAATCTTTGATGAGTTATGAGTACATCATCTAACCAAATTCATGCTGAAATCCCAGAGTTTCTTTGCCAACCCGATGTCCCTACCTTGTGTGCTTGCCTCGGATAGGTTACTGTCCACAAAGAATTCGCCACTCACCCCCTTTACTTGAGGGTGCATGGCCGCATAACAAGTTGTCGCAGCTCCCTGAGATCATTTATAAACAATCAGAAGCAAGAACTTCTTTGTAATGATATGATGGCTGGATTGCATTCCCAGTAACACACGTgaacttccagattttcattcattttgttGGAAACTAGGATTAAAGAGCATTTTAGTACGATCAGACAAGGCATCTACCCCTATAATGGTTTTGAAAGGATGTACAATATGGTCACCATACTTTCATGAGACCTTATCTTAACAGTACTCATGAGACAtaattctaaacaaataatttGTTGGCGAGTAAAGATCTTCTTTTTGAAGCATGGATCTTCTTGTATAACAAACAGAAGATTGAAGAGTTTAGAGACTATGTTAACAATAAGAAGCTCTCCCTCATTGACCTTTCTTTGGTATCCAGACAATGAGAGCAAAACTCAAGATGTCTAACACTTTCACGAGAGAGAGGCAATTAAGAATTTAAAGtctattttaacatttaaatgaaGCGAATATCATCATAGTTCCCGGAAAATGTACGGAGGGTTCACGCATCTTAATTGATTCAGCTAACAGGTATAATTAAAGTAATGCTTACCTGCTGAACATTTTTAAGCACAAATCTACCAAGCTTATCAACAAGACCTGCACCAGAATAAAGATAGCTATTAACCCATGATATTTTGAATCAATCACCAAAGGAGTCATCCATGACCTTTGAGATTTTACACATTCTAATGTATCAGCCCTGCATATTTACAATAGCATAAAGAGTCAATAGCTTGCTCTAAGAAATCAAAACATCTCCAGCAATAGGGGTTTCAAAAACCTGTCAAAAGCCAATATATGAAAACATGGAGGAACTGCTGCATAATTTCTGCAAATATATCATGGTATATTCACAGGTATGGCTATGTTTActcaaaaaaactaaaaatccaTAGGATTGAAATAAACTAGGAAATCCAGTGGAAACTATAGTTCCACGATAGAACTACACCTACGCCTTCATACACGTATTTATGACGAGATTCAATAAAGTGGGTACCATTCACAATGTTGTTCTGGCGAAAAAGATTGGTGACAATTGCGCCAGGGTGAAGTGAATTTGCAGTTATATCCACCCCATCTTCCTGTTCAAGAAACAAGCACCGAAATAATGGATACAACTTCAACATGACTTCATACAGACAGAAAAGTAAGCTCAGGTatgtgtatattaatatatatatacatatatatatatatatataaaagctaatACTGTAAATGTTGCACAGAAAGGAGTTGCCAAGGACTTCTTTTGATACTGTACATAAATATGACATGTAATAGGACAATGACAAATAACCTTGGCATGCTCTATacttattaactttttaattgGCACACAGTATCTGAGAACAAAATCCCGACTAATCTTGGAGGTGCGCAGGCCCATGGTAGGGAGTTTCctacaagtgcacctcgggtaattcaaggagaaATTCTCCCAGTCTGATGGCCCTTAGAAATTGTCTGCACCCAAAAGGATTCGAACCTTAAACTTAGAgagagcataccaccaagaccaaagcccttatcacttgagccaacccttgGGAGTAAACTTGTTAATTGTTAGTTGAAGGTTCAAGTCTAAACTGCAGGAGCAGATACAAAgttcaacaaaacaaaaacttaagCAAAATTTCACCTCAgaaattcatcattttacaaCAAAATATCCCTGTTGCTCCTAAAGATCAAACCACTAggaaatgattaaatatatatatatatatatatctttatgcACAATAAGCAAGACTCTGACAGTCAAATTTGAAATTTCCCTCGTAGTCCACAATTGTAAATTTTCATTCCCTTCAAAGACTTATTGTACTGTGACTATTGAAGAATGAAACATGATAGTCTTTATTAACTAAATAAAGGGTTTGTAAAAAGATAACATGGTCGGAAGCCAGAATACAATCATTTGGAGAAAAGAAGCACTTTGGATTAATTATAGGCCAGATAGCCTGCTAGTCATAAATAGATTGCATTGTACATAATCTATCACCTCAGCTTCTCTTTCCTAACAGGTCGGCGTGGTGTTTCCATTCAAGGCGCTAATTCCCCACTAATAGAGAATGAAACCATAGTGCGCTTAAGTTTGTTTTTTCGTGGCAAGTATGGCACTGTTAAGTCACAAATTTATATGTCCAGAAGTCTGAAGACATCCTGTAAAGGAAGGACTTAAAATAATCTTAGGCCACATAATCTATTAGTCACAGTTGTTCCATATAGAGCAGCATTACACAGCGTAGCATATAAGGGACAAAGGGGTCCACATGTATTATCACCTAAACTTCTcttaaaataccaaaatttctAACATTAATCTCAAACCATGATGGAAGACTGAAATCCTGTCTTCATCCCTCTTCAACGATAACCAACACACATACAAAAACACACATGTAGATCCTATTTCATTCCTGTTATAGGACACTCAGTTGACCATGCATGTACTCAGACACACAGCAGAAATCTTTTTCTTAGTTGTCACAGGAGGGAAGAACACATGTAAGGCCCCTCTCCAACTTGGCCACTGAGAAGCTCCCCTCCTGGATGAAATGTTTAAGTAGATAGTAGTGTACCTACATGGTTAGAAACATGCTCTAAGTTCTCGATTGCCATTCCTACACTTCAAAGAAGGGAAAAGACAACCCCATTGGGCTATCCAAGAATATTTCCGATCACTACACCAAGGAATCACTTTTAGCAAGCACACAGAATTTAAGATAAGCTATCATAACTGAAATACGTATCAaaagccaaataaaaatatgaattttagaattaattcaatgtttactaaaatataatcctaaaaataaatttatgaaaaatggaaaagaaaagttgCAAATAAAGGTATATGAGTTGCAGTATTGAGCTATAAAAATCATAAGCATCACAACAAACAATAATGTTGAGTTAACTGCCAACAATCAGAAAAGCTGCTTTTCTTTCATACGTAAATCAGAAACTCTTTACTGCAAATACATCGTCTTTTTCACTGCTCTTCTGGAGAAGTTCAGATACCTTGAAATGTCTTGCAAGCTCATTTGCGTGCAAAATATTGGCAAGTTTTGATTGGCCATATGCAGCTAGACGGCTATACCTGTATGTATGAAATTCCAAACACTATCAAATGTATGCAATTATCTGGTCAAATataccataaaaataaaataaaataaataagtacgGTTAGCAAAAAATACAATGTCACTAAAACTTTTCAGATTTTGGATTCTCAGATTAAGACAGTAATGAACATAAAGGTCAGATACTAACGGTGGATTCGGactaaataattatgtttttaattcaaatcatatAACTTCAAgattaataatactaaaattatCAGGCAATTCATTAGAAAAACGCATTTATGAAGATAGATCTTGCTATAATGAATGGAAGAGGCTGACAAGCTATGCATTGcgtcaaattttgaaaaataagagttttttttGTGAACTTGTTGGGTAGTGATGTAATTGACATATCGATATGTGGTCTATTTTGTCAAGTGGCTTACAGTATCAAAGAGGAGCCCCTGTTTGATTCAATGCTCAATGTGTCCAGGGCAACTATGTGGACCCAATTACTGGCTTCATGCAGAATGAATGAAGGTATCTAGGAACCCACTTTGATGTGAACAGTATAGGTAATGATCTTTAGGCTATAATAcgacaaaagttggatgcatAACATGCACAAGAAATCCATTAGCCCCTGTTTGAAACGATGCTTAATGTGTCCAAGGCAACTATGTGGACCAAATTACTGGCTTCATACAGAATGAATGAAGGTCAGGTCATATCTAGGAACACACTTTGACGTGAACGGTCTAGGTAATGAGCTTTAGGCTATAATACCACAAAATTTGGACGCATAACATGTACAAGAAATCCATTAATAGTAGCTTAGGGTATCAAAGAGGAGCCACCGTTTGATACGATGCTCAATCTGTCCAAGGCAACTATGTGAACCCAATTACCGGTTCACACCGAATGAATGAAGGTTAAGAACCCACTTTGACGTGAAAAGTCTAGGTAATGACCTTTAGGCTATAATACCACAAAATTCGGATGCATAACATGTACAATAAATCCGTTAAAAGTACATTCTGtagatataaaatgaaaacGAATGACAAAAGTTCTCTATAAAACTTAATAAGCCCCTTACAAATTAAGAAGCAACGACACTACATATTTATTGGGCATCCCAAATGCTGATTTATCTGATAGGAATGGAATATCTTCTTGAAAGTGGATTCAAATGACAGACTTGTTAAGATTAGATTGTAGTACCCATGTTTATCATTTATTCTATCGAAACGGATTCCTTCACGGTATGAGAACCGGTGAGCTCCTGAGGACACATTAACAATTCTTCCTTCTTTACCACTTTTACGTGCTGTTCTTTTCATAGTGTCCAACAAAAGATGTGTCAAAAGAAAATGAcctgcaaaagaaaaagaaatgagaaaaaggCAGGACTTAGTCCACTCCTACACAACTCAATTTAGCATCTAAAGAGAGCATTTGGTGATGATGTACGGACTGATGGGTCATTATATAATAGATTCTCCGATTAATGCAAAATACCTAAGTGATTTGTTGCAAACTGTAGTTCTATGTTGTCTTTGGAGAGCACGAATGGTGTTGCCATAACTCCTGCATTGTTACTTGAAACAGAAAAGACAGAGTCAACCCTTGTTCAATCCCTTAGCTGAGGCTCAAGAAACAGAAATGTACAAAAATGTTTTCATGGGTGTAAAGCAGTGCGACAGTAATACATTTATGGACTAGTAAAAACCGACGTGGAAGTACAGCTACCGTTACAGCTTGCACCCGTTTCTTACACTAGGATGTTCAGCGGAAGCCCAGAGGAATTGAAATCTGACGCAAATTTCCTTACAGACGCCATTGAGCTAAGATCTAACTCCATGGCGTCAACCTTGGCTACGGGGATTTCCTTAGCTATTGCTTCTTTGACATCTTTACCAGCAGCCATATTCCTAATTGCCATAACTACATGGACACCTCGCATCGCAAGAACTCGGGTAGTTTCAGTGCCAATACCACTAGATGCTCCTGTAATTGGAGGATCCACAAGCAACAAGTACGCCAGTTAGTGCAAGTAGCATATGGTTTTGAAGAATATGTTACGAATGACGTTTTAAGATAGTGACACTTTTTTGTGCAAAACAAGAATTCATGGAAAATTCCCATCAAGTCGAACGGATACATGGATTCCAGTTCTACTGATATAAACAGTcaagataattaaattttgacaGCCAGAACATACAAATAGCTAAGGCTCTCATGGATTTTGAAAGCCAGAATATACAAATAGCGAAGAGAAGCAAAGCACAAAAATCATGCAGAAACCCCCCACAATTCAGTAACTTCGTCAACAAGAAGCCTGCTTTCCTCGAAAATGGCAGAGTTTACTCTATTTGAGCGGATGTGTGCTCTACACACCATCCACATCCTCGtcacaataaaaagaatttgtcataaaaaaaaaaacgcgtCTTTCACAACTTTCTTTCCAAAATCAAGCTGCAGTCATCTTTGATAGATCAATTTGTCAGAAAACCAAAGACAGATCAAGTTGTCATCTTTCCGATACCATCAATGTGGGGGGTTCCAAGTTGACATCTTTCCGATACCAAAGACAGACGGAGTAGTAAATGGATAGTTAAGAATAAAATTCATCCTTCTCggagaaatgaaatttaaaagaaaaaaatagatagaacATGAACCTGTTACAATGGCAGTGAGACCAGTCCCATCAATCCCTTGAGTAACTTCCTCGGCCGTGGAAGATGAGGAAAACCCGGAT carries:
- the LOC109004519 gene encoding short-chain dehydrogenase TIC 32, chloroplastic-like is translated as MWPFNRKGPSGFSSSSTAEEVTQGIDGTGLTAIVTGASSGIGTETTRVLAMRGVHVVMAIRNMAAGKDVKEAIAKEIPVAKVDAMELDLSSMASVRKFASDFNSSGLPLNILVNNAGVMATPFVLSKDNIELQFATNHLGHFLLTHLLLDTMKRTARKSGKEGRIVNVSSGAHRFSYREGIRFDRINDKHGYSRLAAYGQSKLANILHANELARHFKEDGVDITANSLHPGAIVTNLFRQNNIVNGLVDKLGRFVLKNVQQGAATTCYAAMHPQVKGVSGEFFVDSNLSEASTQGRDIGLAKKLWDFSMNLVR